A stretch of the Malus sylvestris chromosome 10, drMalSylv7.2, whole genome shotgun sequence genome encodes the following:
- the LOC126585800 gene encoding BAG family molecular chaperone regulator 5, mitochondrial, which produces MMKPSRSRRLSFSSSASTTVTYTLHNDQPAPPATTEIPIQSSDTPIPITLHLPQSTAAIKIQSAYRAHLIRTHFKTIAAVHSEADEFQRLIQRQDTVDAVRTSEREKLRMNESLMRLLLKLDSVPGVDPAVREARRKVSRRIVGLQEIVDAIVSEDVDGFWGGRDGGFGRNWDDVLAEMEEEVCRDRGGEEMERYCAQYLGFRCLQRFLQEP; this is translated from the coding sequence ATGATGAAACCCTCTCGCAGTCGCAGGCTCAGCTTCTCCTCCTCCGCCTCCACCACCGTCACCTACACCCTCCACAATGACCAACCTGCCCCTCCCGCCACCACCGAAATTCCCATCCAGTCCTCGGACACCCCAATTCCCATCACCCTTCACTTACCGCAATCCACCGCAGCCATCAAAATTCAGTCGGCCTACCGGGCCCACCTCATCCGCACCCACTTCAAAACAATCGCAGCCGTCCACTCCGAGGCCGACGAGTTCCAGCGCCTGATCCAACGGCAGGACACTGTCGACGCCGTTAGGACAAGCGAGCGCGAGAAGCTGAGGATGAACGAGTCCCTGATGCGGCTGCTGCTGAAGCTGGACTCGGTCCCCGGGGTGGACCCCGCGGTGAGGGAAGCGAGGAGAAAGGTTAGCCGTCGGATCGTGGGGCTGCAGGAGATCGTGGACGCGATCGTATCGGAAGACGTGGATGGCTTCTGGGGTGGCAGAGACGGTGGGTTTGGGAGGAACTGGGACGACGTCCTTGCAGAGATGGAGGAGGAGGTGTGCAGGGATAGAGGAGGGGAGGAGATGGAGAGGTATTGCGCTCAGTATCTTGGGTTTCGGTGCTTGCAGCGATTTTTGCAGGAGCCGTGA
- the LOC126585801 gene encoding uncharacterized protein LOC126585801: MEKRPPALALGPLKLTLLLLLWLVVFPAAKGCPSGGSRCRSCPPDGSQCRNCIVNQMKFSCPECTPVLRCMARCLWGGSSRANCIKNCDCGTPKLSDCKRCMSRCKCSCMLS, translated from the coding sequence ATGGAGAAGAGGCCGCCTGCACTAGCTCTTGGGCCGCTGAAGCTGACGCTGCTTCTGTTGCTGTGGTTGGTTGTGTTTCCGGCTGCTAAGGGTTGCCCATCAGGCGGCAGCCGATGCAGAAGTTGCCCACCAGACGGCAGTCAATGCAGAAATTGTATAGTAAATCAGATGAAGTTCAGCTGCCCAGAATGCACGCCGGTTCTGCGCTGTATGGCTCGATGCTTGTGGGGCGGCAGCTCGAGGGCCAACTGCATCAAGAACTGTGATTGTGGCACCCCGAAGCTCTCCGACTGCAAGAGGTGCATGTCACGCTGCAAGTGCAGCTGCATGTTGTCGTAG
- the LOC126585802 gene encoding V-type proton ATPase subunit e1-like gives MGFVVTTLIFAMVGVIASLMVRICCGRGASANLLHLTLVITAVVCCWMMWAIVYLAQMKPLIVPILTEGE, from the exons ATGGGTTTTGTAGTTACAACTCTGATCTTTGCAATGGTGGGCGTAATTGCTTCCCTCATGGTCAGAATCTGCTGTGGCAGAGGCGCATCGGCCAATTT GCTTCACCTTACACTAGTTATCACAGCGGTAGTGTGCTGTTGGATGAT GTGGGCAATCGTATACCTTGCACAGATGAAACCACTCATTGTTCCGATCCTCACTGAAGGAGAGTGA
- the LOC126584881 gene encoding long-chain-alcohol O-fatty-acyltransferase-like, translating into MKKLEGEIPIFFMVWILVVASLSYCHTVGNVTSPGTTRLLAVLPVVFFFFYLPLNLTTIFLGGPSSFFLAWLANFKLLLFAFNKGPLATTPPTSISHFIPLACLPIKFRNDPKNHEKKERPAQRISASKSLPKGQKSTLNYVTKALIFSTSVHVYHNKQFIHPKILLFLYSIYMYTGLELILALVASLARVFLGVDFEPQFDEPYLATSLQDFWGSRWNIMVSRILHPTVYQPVREISTGALGTKWAPIPAVIASFFVSAVMHELIFYYIGRTLPTWELTCFFLLHGICLSIEIVIKKAFDGKWRLPAAVSGPLAMAFVVATGVWLFLPSIMVRCKPDVMAYREYTAFTEFMKSVGNFVKVSFLSIVGK; encoded by the coding sequence ATGAAGAAATTGGAAGGAGAAATCCCAATATTTTTCATGGTTTGGATTTTGGTTGTGGCATCACTATCTTACTGTCACACCGTCGGCAATGTCACTTCTCCGGGCACTACCAGACTCCTCGCCGTCCTACCCGtcgtattcttcttcttctacctcCCTCTCAATCTGACCACCATTTTTCTCGGCGGCCCGTCGTCTTTCTTCCTCGCTTGGCTTGCCAACTTCAAGCTCCTCCTCTTTGCCTTTAACAAAGGTCCCCTCGCCACCACCCCTCCCACTTCCATATCTCATTTCATCCCCTTAGCTTGCCTTCCAATCAAATTCCGAAACGACCCCAAAAACCATGAAAAGAAAGAACGTCCTGCGCAGAGAATTTCTGCTTCAAAATCTCTCCCAAAAGGCCAGAAATCGACTCTCAACTATGTGACCAAGGCTTTGATTTTTTCCACGTCAGTACATGTATATCACAACAAACAGTTTATTCACCCTAAAATCTTACTCTTCCTCTACTCCATTTACATGTACACCGGCCTTGAGCTTATCCTCGCCTTGGTCGCATCACTGGCCCGAGTCTTCCTCGGCGTTGATTTCGAGCCGCAGTTCGACGAACCCTACCTCGCCACCTCACTCCAGGACTTCTGGGGAAGCAGGTGGAACATCATGGTGAGCAGAATTCTACACCCTACCGTATACCAACCCGTCCGGGAAATCTCCACCGGTGCCCTCGGGACAAAGTGGGCCCCGATTCCGGCTGTTATCGCGTCGTTTTTCGTGTCGGCGGTGATGCATGAGCTCATCTTCTATTACATTGGACGGACGTTGCCCACGTGGGAGCTGACCTGCTTCTTCCTCCTCCACGGAATATGTTTGTCCATTGAGATTGTGATCAAGAAGGCTTTTGACGGTAAGTGGCGGTTGCCTGCTGCCGTTTCGGGGCCGTTGGCGATGGCATTTGTGGTGGCGACGGGGGTGTGGCTGTTTTTGCCGTCTATTATGGTGCGGTGTAAACCGGACGTCATGGCGTACAGAGAATATACGGCTTTCACCGAGTTTATGAAAAGTGTTGGTAACTTTGTCAAAGTTTCTTTCTTAAGCATAGTTGGAAAATAG
- the LOC126587642 gene encoding acyl-CoA--sterol O-acyltransferase 1-like has product MEGEIGNFVKVWLSVYLSLCYCYAIAKFVPKGVPRLLLIIPIVSLFLYLPLHLSSLHLGGTTAFFISWLANFKLLLFAFGKGPLCSDPSISLLRFVAVACLPIKIQQNQYSKTQNKENPAPKITKNGTKSPLNYAVKGLLFALLVKLYDYKEHIHPKLLWIMYCFHIYFALEIILVIAATLARALLGLELEPQFDEPYLSSSLQDFWGRRWNIMVTSILRPTVYEPILALATRVVGRRWATLAGVMGTFLVSAIMHELIFYYLGRTRPTWEITWFFLLHGACLVAEIGVKKAVGKRKKLQLPRSVSGPLTVAFVMATVFWLFFPPLLRCKADVRALEEYAAVGAFVKNIGHAFASTAVNATATITRTS; this is encoded by the coding sequence ATGGAGGGTGAGATTGGAAACTTCGTCAAGGTATGGCTCTCAGTTTACCTATCTCTATGTTACTGCTATGCAATTGCTAAGTTTGTGCCAAAAGGAGTTCCAAGACTTTTGCTCATAATTCCGATCGTGTCCCTCTTCTTATACCTCCCTCTCCACCTCTCCTCCCTCCATCTCGGCGGCACCAccgctttcttcatttcttgGCTTGCAAACTTCAAGCTCTTGCTTTTCGCTTTCGGCAAAGGCCCTCTCTGCTCCGACCCTTCGATATCTCTTCTCCGTTTCGTGGCGGTTGCTTGCTTACCCATCAAAATTCAGCAAAACCAGTAttcaaaaacccaaaacaaagaaaacccaGCCCCGAAAATAACCAAAAATGGAACAAAATCCCCATTAAACTACGCAGTTAAAGGCCTATTGTTTGCCTTGTTGGTTAAGCTATATGACTACAAAGAGCACATTCATCCAAAGCTCTTATGGATCATGTATTGCTTCCACATATACTTCGCCTTGGAAATAATCCTAGTCATCGCCGCCACGTTGGCTCGAGCGCTTCTGGGGCTGGAGCTTGAGCCCCAATTCGACGAGCCTTACCTCTCGTCCTCGCTCCAGGACTTCTGGGGTAGGCGATGGAACATCATGGTCACCAGCATCCTGCGCCCAACCGTGTATGAGCCTATCCTCGCGCTAGCAACTCGTGTGGTCGGGCGCAGGTGGGCTACTCTCGCAGGCGTGATGGGGACGTTTTTGGTGTCCGCAATCATGCACGAGCTCATATTCTACTACCTGGGCAGGACGCGGCCCACTTGGGAGATCACGTGGTTCTTCCTCCTCCACGGGGCGTGCTTGGTGGCTGAGATCGGCGTCAAGAAGGCGGTCGGGAAACGGAAGAAGCTGCAGCTGCCGAGGTCAGTGTCCGGGCCGTTGACCGTCGCGTTTGTGATGGCCACCGTGTTTTGGCTCTTCTTTCCTCCTCTGCTGCGGTGTAAGGCGGACGTGAGGGCATTGGAGGAGTACGCGGCTGTTGGCGCGTTTGTGAAGAATATCGGCCATGCTTTCGCTTCTACAGCGGTGAACGCAACAGCGACAATAACAAGAACCTCGTAA